A region of Lichenibacterium dinghuense DNA encodes the following proteins:
- a CDS encoding alpha-E domain-containing protein: MLSRTADSLFWMARYIERAEFLARTIEAAQRLSALPTAYNEHGTEWESALESSGVSELFHQKHETAEADTVVDFLTFDAENPSSIRNCIEAARTNGRAVRTALTAEMWEAINGAWLELKKFEDALKSGSDRTEEVPRFLDFVKQTSLLFDGSMIRTMLRDPSFWFARLGIFVERADNTARILDVKYHVLLPDTETVGGSLDYFQWAAILRTVSALTAYHWIYRESIKPWLIADLLILRSEMPRSLLSCYENIVSCLDSLGRAYGRQGGAQRLARKTMAQLENASIGGLFQDGLHEFITTFIDDNNRLGASISEQYLV; encoded by the coding sequence ATGCTGTCGCGCACGGCGGACAGCCTGTTCTGGATGGCGCGCTATATCGAGCGCGCCGAGTTCCTGGCCCGCACCATCGAGGCGGCGCAGCGCCTGTCCGCGCTGCCCACCGCCTACAACGAGCACGGCACGGAATGGGAAAGCGCGCTCGAATCCTCGGGCGTGTCGGAGCTGTTCCACCAGAAGCACGAGACCGCCGAGGCCGACACCGTCGTCGACTTCCTCACCTTCGACGCCGAGAACCCGTCCTCCATCCGCAACTGCATCGAAGCGGCGCGCACCAACGGGCGCGCGGTCCGCACCGCGCTCACGGCCGAGATGTGGGAAGCCATCAACGGCGCCTGGCTGGAGCTGAAGAAGTTCGAGGACGCGCTGAAGAGCGGCTCCGACCGCACCGAGGAGGTGCCGCGCTTCCTCGACTTCGTGAAGCAGACCTCGCTCCTGTTCGACGGGTCCATGATCCGCACCATGCTGCGCGACCCGTCCTTCTGGTTCGCGCGGCTCGGCATCTTCGTGGAGCGCGCCGACAACACGGCCCGCATCCTCGACGTGAAGTACCACGTGCTGCTGCCCGACACCGAGACGGTGGGGGGCAGCCTCGACTACTTCCAGTGGGCCGCGATCCTGCGCACCGTGTCGGCGCTCACCGCCTATCACTGGATCTACCGGGAAAGCATCAAGCCCTGGCTGATCGCCGACCTCCTGATCCTGCGCTCCGAGATGCCGCGCTCGCTGCTCAGTTGCTACGAGAACATCGTGTCGTGCCTCGACTCGCTCGGGCGCGCCTACGGGCGCCAGGGCGGGGCGCAGCGGCTCGCCCGCAAGACCATGGCGCAGCTTGAGAACGCCTCGATCGGCGGCCTGTTCCAGGACGGCCTCCACGAGTTCATCACCACGTTCATCGACGACAACAACCGGCTCGGCGCGAGCATCAGCGAACAATATCTGGTGTAG
- a CDS encoding circularly permuted type 2 ATP-grasp protein, protein MSEAGGAPRQVYRRLADWLGNVPPGLLASRRAQADLLFRRIGITFAVYGDKDATERLIPFDLVPRLIARSEWARLEAGLIQRVKALNMFLADLYGPREVVRAGIVPPELVYRNPYYRPEMIGVKVPHDVYVHIAGIDVVRIDADDFYVLEDNARTPSGVSYMLENREVMMRLFPEVFSAHRVAPVENYPDQLLATLRSVTPRTADRDPVVVLLTPGQFNSAYYEHSFLADKLGIEIVEGRDLFVENDVVYMRTTEGPKRVDVIYRRLDDDFIDPLAFRPDSMLGVPGLMSAYQAGSVTLANAVGTGVSDDKAIYSYMPDIIRFYLGEDAKLKNVPTYRCREPDALGYVLDHLPELVVKEVNGSGGYGMLVGPHATRAQIDAFAAKLRHDPDNFIAQPTLALSTCPTATTSGIAPRHVDLRPFVLSGARGARVVPGGLTRVAMQEGSLVVNSSQGGGTKDTWIVDDGDRA, encoded by the coding sequence ATGAGCGAGGCGGGCGGAGCTCCCCGCCAGGTGTACCGGCGGCTCGCCGACTGGCTGGGCAACGTGCCGCCGGGCCTGCTGGCGTCGCGCCGCGCCCAGGCCGACCTCCTGTTCCGCCGCATCGGCATCACCTTCGCGGTCTACGGCGACAAGGACGCGACCGAGCGGCTGATCCCCTTCGACCTCGTGCCGCGGCTGATCGCCCGGTCCGAATGGGCGCGGCTCGAAGCCGGGCTGATCCAGCGCGTGAAGGCGCTGAACATGTTCCTCGCCGACCTTTACGGCCCGCGCGAGGTGGTGCGGGCCGGCATCGTGCCCCCCGAACTCGTGTACCGGAACCCCTACTACCGCCCCGAGATGATCGGCGTGAAGGTGCCGCACGACGTCTACGTGCACATCGCCGGCATCGACGTCGTGCGCATCGACGCCGACGACTTCTACGTGCTGGAGGACAACGCCCGCACGCCGTCCGGCGTCTCCTACATGCTGGAGAACCGCGAGGTGATGATGCGGCTCTTCCCCGAGGTGTTCTCGGCGCACCGGGTGGCGCCGGTCGAGAACTACCCGGACCAGCTCCTCGCCACCCTGCGCTCCGTCACGCCCCGCACCGCCGACCGCGACCCCGTCGTGGTTCTGCTCACCCCCGGCCAGTTCAACTCGGCCTATTACGAGCACTCGTTCCTGGCCGACAAGCTCGGCATCGAGATCGTGGAAGGGCGCGACCTGTTCGTCGAGAACGACGTGGTCTACATGCGCACCACCGAGGGGCCGAAGCGCGTCGACGTCATCTACCGCCGCCTCGACGACGACTTCATCGACCCCCTCGCCTTCCGGCCCGACTCGATGCTCGGCGTGCCGGGGCTGATGAGCGCCTATCAGGCCGGCTCGGTGACGCTCGCCAACGCGGTCGGCACCGGCGTGTCGGACGACAAGGCCATCTACAGCTACATGCCGGACATCATCCGCTTCTACCTCGGCGAGGACGCGAAGCTGAAGAACGTGCCGACCTACCGCTGCCGCGAGCCGGACGCGCTCGGCTACGTGCTCGACCACCTGCCGGAGCTGGTGGTGAAGGAGGTGAACGGCTCGGGCGGCTATGGCATGCTGGTCGGCCCCCACGCCACGCGGGCGCAGATCGACGCCTTCGCGGCCAAGCTCCGGCACGACCCCGACAACTTCATCGCCCAGCCGACGCTGGCGCTGTCCACCTGCCCCACCGCCACGACGAGCGGCATCGCGCCCCGCCACGTCGACCTGCGCCCCTTCGTGCTGTCGGGCGCGCGGGGCGCCCGCGTGGTGCCGGGCGGGCTCACCCGCGTCGCCATGCAGGAAGGCTCGCTCGTGGTGAACTCGAGCCAGGGCGGCGGCACCAAGGATACATGGATCGTGGACGACGGAGATCGCGCGTGA
- a CDS encoding DUF3095 domain-containing protein produces the protein MAEDARAAAATAGATVGFYAALPVARDFDAAVEADSTAPLPDDWVLGLADVVTSTRALEEGRYKAVNTAGAAVISAVSNALGTLAFPFVFTGDGAAFAVAPGDAGKAAEALAATVAWVGAELGLALRAAAVSVGAVRAAGADLRVARVAASENVDYAMFTGGGRDWAEREMKAGRLALPPAPAGARPDLSGLTCRFRPIAAAHGTVLSVIVKPVGDAASPGFVRACSDVLALARTAPRGGHPVPVGGPQHRWPPGGLDIEARLHRGLGRSLTESRLRTAARSAVHTFFLRTGLRAGGVVPADYRRQLVENSDFRKFDDGLMMTIDCPPATADAIAARLAAAEAEGVARHGLHRQGEALVTCIVPAAGRPDHVHFVDGAAGGYAVAAAMLKSKEAEPHPLPSVSAGTRGGRAG, from the coding sequence ATGGCCGAGGACGCGCGGGCCGCCGCCGCGACGGCGGGCGCGACGGTGGGCTTCTACGCCGCCCTGCCGGTGGCGCGGGACTTCGACGCCGCCGTGGAGGCGGACAGCACTGCGCCGCTCCCGGACGACTGGGTGCTGGGCCTGGCCGACGTGGTGACCTCGACGCGCGCGCTGGAGGAGGGCCGCTACAAGGCGGTCAACACCGCGGGGGCGGCCGTGATCTCGGCCGTGTCCAACGCGCTGGGCACGCTCGCCTTTCCGTTCGTGTTCACCGGCGACGGGGCCGCCTTCGCGGTGGCGCCGGGGGACGCCGGGAAGGCGGCCGAAGCCCTGGCCGCCACCGTGGCCTGGGTGGGGGCGGAGCTCGGGCTCGCATTGCGCGCCGCCGCAGTGTCGGTCGGAGCGGTGCGGGCCGCGGGGGCCGACCTGCGGGTCGCGCGCGTCGCCGCCTCGGAGAACGTCGACTACGCCATGTTCACCGGCGGCGGCCGCGACTGGGCCGAGCGCGAGATGAAGGCGGGGCGCCTGGCGCTGCCGCCGGCGCCCGCTGGCGCGCGGCCCGACCTCAGCGGCCTCACCTGCCGGTTCCGCCCCATCGCGGCCGCCCACGGCACGGTGCTGTCGGTGATCGTGAAGCCCGTGGGCGACGCGGCGAGTCCCGGCTTCGTGCGGGCCTGCTCGGACGTGCTGGCGCTGGCCAGGACGGCCCCGCGCGGCGGCCATCCCGTGCCGGTCGGCGGCCCGCAACACCGCTGGCCGCCCGGCGGGCTCGACATCGAGGCGCGGCTCCACCGCGGCCTCGGCCGCTCGCTGACGGAAAGCCGGCTGCGCACCGCCGCCCGATCCGCGGTGCACACGTTCTTCTTGCGCACCGGGCTCCGGGCCGGGGGCGTCGTGCCGGCCGACTACCGGCGCCAGCTCGTCGAGAACTCTGACTTCCGCAAGTTCGACGACGGGCTGATGATGACGATCGACTGCCCGCCCGCCACCGCCGACGCCATCGCGGCCCGCCTCGCCGCGGCGGAAGCCGAGGGCGTCGCCCGCCACGGCCTCCACCGCCAGGGCGAGGCGCTCGTGACCTGCATCGTGCCCGCGGCCGGGCGGCCGGACCACGTGCATTTCGTCGACGGCGCGGCCGGCGGCTACGCGGTCGCGGCGGCGATGCTCAAGAGCAAGGAGGCCGAACCGCACCCCCTGCCTTCCGTTTCGGCAGGCACCCGCGGCGGGCGGGCAGGATGA
- a CDS encoding ABC transporter ATP-binding protein, producing the protein MQAQTDARRPAPDILRVENLRVGFAMQGGPAEVVKGVSFRVPAGKTVALVGESGSGKTVISQTIMGLLPKNGLVLGGRAMFTDPRTPDAPVDLATMTRDGPEIRSLRGGRMGMIFQEPMSSLSPVHTIGNQIRENLILHRQTSTEEMRDEVRHMLKLVGFKDPDRAYKMYPFELSGGLRQRAMLAMALINGPALLIADEPTTALDVTIQAQVLNLMRDLQSELGMAILLITHDLGVVANMADEVVVVYHGEITEAGTASDLFRSPRHPYLKALLKALPSFDMKPGERLVSLRDSGADLKVLAPMRRGKPASAQAGGQDAPLLSVRNLRKSYTVKSGGFLKSRRSSVVAVDDVSFDIRRGECLGLVGESGCGKTSVSKLMMRAMKPDRGSIAFDDGSGPVDVLALKGEALRAFRPRLQMIFQDPVSSLSPRMTVMNIIKEPLEIHGIGTDREQTERVKELMAAVGLDRRFLNRYPHSFSGGQRQRISIARTLAMNPDLIICDEPVSALDVSVQAQVLNLLKDLKRELGLTYLFISHNLAVVDYIADRIAVLAHGRIVELAPRHLLFSKPVHTYTKALIRAVPYPDLDRPLDLRLIASGSASDPTNWAPEFRDEGDPASLAPIDLGDGHMVLARPSVGRRELLAS; encoded by the coding sequence ATCCAAGCCCAGACGGACGCGAGGCGCCCCGCGCCGGACATCCTGAGGGTCGAAAACCTCCGGGTCGGCTTCGCCATGCAGGGCGGCCCCGCCGAGGTGGTGAAGGGCGTCAGCTTCCGGGTTCCCGCCGGCAAGACCGTGGCGCTGGTGGGCGAGTCGGGCTCCGGCAAGACCGTGATCTCGCAGACCATCATGGGGCTGCTGCCCAAGAACGGCCTCGTGCTCGGCGGCCGGGCGATGTTCACCGACCCGAGGACGCCGGACGCGCCCGTCGACCTCGCCACGATGACGCGCGACGGGCCGGAGATCCGCAGCCTGCGGGGCGGCCGCATGGGCATGATCTTCCAGGAGCCCATGTCGTCGCTGTCGCCGGTCCACACGATCGGCAACCAGATCCGCGAGAACCTGATCCTCCACCGCCAGACCTCCACGGAGGAGATGCGGGACGAGGTGCGGCACATGCTGAAGCTGGTCGGCTTCAAGGACCCCGACCGCGCCTACAAGATGTACCCGTTCGAGCTGTCGGGCGGCCTGCGCCAGCGCGCCATGCTGGCCATGGCGCTGATCAATGGCCCGGCCCTGCTGATCGCCGACGAGCCCACCACGGCGCTCGACGTCACGATCCAGGCGCAGGTGCTCAACCTCATGCGCGACCTCCAGTCGGAGCTCGGCATGGCGATCCTGCTCATCACCCACGACCTCGGCGTGGTGGCCAACATGGCCGACGAGGTGGTGGTCGTGTACCACGGCGAGATCACCGAGGCCGGCACGGCCTCCGACCTGTTCCGCTCGCCGCGCCACCCCTACCTCAAGGCGCTCCTGAAGGCGCTGCCGTCCTTCGACATGAAGCCCGGCGAGCGGCTCGTGTCGCTGCGCGACAGCGGCGCCGACCTCAAGGTGCTGGCGCCGATGCGCCGGGGCAAGCCGGCCTCCGCCCAGGCCGGCGGGCAGGACGCGCCGCTGCTGTCGGTCCGCAACCTGCGCAAGTCCTACACGGTGAAGTCGGGCGGCTTCCTGAAGTCGCGGCGCTCCTCCGTCGTGGCGGTGGACGACGTGTCCTTCGACATCCGCCGCGGCGAGTGCCTCGGCCTCGTGGGCGAGAGCGGCTGCGGCAAGACCTCCGTGTCCAAGCTGATGATGCGGGCCATGAAGCCGGACCGCGGCTCCATCGCCTTCGACGACGGCAGCGGCCCGGTCGACGTGCTGGCGCTGAAGGGCGAAGCGCTGCGCGCCTTCCGCCCCCGCCTGCAGATGATCTTCCAGGACCCCGTCTCGTCCCTGTCGCCGCGCATGACGGTGATGAACATCATCAAGGAGCCGCTGGAGATCCACGGCATCGGAACCGACCGGGAGCAGACCGAACGCGTCAAGGAGCTGATGGCGGCGGTGGGGCTCGACCGGCGCTTCCTCAACCGCTACCCGCATTCCTTCTCGGGCGGGCAGCGCCAGCGCATCTCCATCGCCCGCACGCTGGCGATGAACCCCGACCTCATCATCTGCGACGAGCCGGTGTCCGCGCTCGACGTGTCCGTGCAGGCGCAGGTGCTGAACCTGCTCAAGGACTTGAAGCGCGAGCTCGGCCTCACCTACCTGTTCATCTCCCACAACCTCGCCGTGGTGGACTACATCGCCGACCGCATCGCCGTCCTGGCCCACGGCCGCATCGTGGAGCTGGCGCCGCGCCACCTCCTGTTCTCGAAACCCGTCCACACCTACACCAAGGCGCTGATCCGGGCCGTGCCCTATCCCGACCTCGACCGCCCGCTCGACCTGCGCCTCATCGCCTCGGGCAGCGCGTCCGACCCCACCAACTGGGCGCCGGAGTTCCGCGACGAGGGCGACCCCGCGAGCCTCGCCCCGATCGACCTCGGCGACGGCCACATGGTGCTGGCCCGCCCGAGCGTCGGCCGGCGGGAGCTGCTCGCGTCATGA
- a CDS encoding ABC transporter substrate-binding protein: protein MRAILAALVAAVLGLAVLPAPALAGNAIEKVEDSAAPAIPPAVDDGAEGAPASTLPIPTPVETPFFADAVAAGKLPPVAERLPRTPRVVDLPAMGRQTGRPGGTWRMLMSDQRDLRFMTVFSYTRLVVFDEKLRLTADILQSLDNQDDKVFTLHLRPGHRWSDGQPFTAEDFRYWWEDFANDKKLSPSGPPLALIANGKPPRFEVLDPETVRYTWDDPNPGFIPAIASANPTFIFMPAHYLKQFHAKYADKDELAKLVKAAKVSGWVALHERKSRQYRGDNPDLPTLDPWRNTTYAPAEQFRFERNPYFHRVDSAGHQLPYFDGTTLTLGTPTLIPAKTAAGDADIQARYLNFEDYTFLKAGEKVHNYSARLWEDGHGAFAALFPNLNAKDETWRNLNRDVRFRRALSLGINRADINNVLFFGLARVSADTVLPQSPLFKPELAEAYATYDVAKANALLDEVGLTKRDTDGTRLLPDGRRAEITVETSGDNQIYTDIMELVGSDWAKLGIRAYVHPSHLDIFRQRIASGSTVMSMDVGMDNAVPTAEFEPNALAPTQDSQYQWPEFGLYVQSSGSEGRPADMPEVKKLEELWQGWRRADNLAEQRAVWRDMLQLNADQVFAIGVVNGTRQPVVVSNRIKNVPETALWSFQPSSYFGLYMPDTFFYADSKG, encoded by the coding sequence ATGAGGGCGATCCTCGCCGCCCTGGTCGCGGCCGTCCTCGGCCTCGCGGTCCTGCCCGCCCCGGCGCTGGCCGGAAACGCGATCGAGAAGGTCGAGGATTCGGCGGCCCCGGCCATACCGCCCGCGGTGGACGACGGCGCCGAGGGCGCGCCGGCCTCGACCCTGCCGATCCCGACGCCGGTCGAGACGCCGTTCTTCGCCGACGCGGTGGCGGCCGGCAAGCTGCCGCCGGTGGCGGAGCGCCTGCCCCGGACGCCCCGCGTGGTCGACCTGCCCGCCATGGGGCGCCAGACCGGCCGGCCGGGCGGCACCTGGCGCATGCTGATGAGCGACCAGCGCGACCTGCGCTTCATGACGGTGTTCTCCTACACGCGCCTCGTGGTCTTCGACGAGAAGCTCCGCCTCACCGCCGACATCCTGCAGAGCCTCGACAACCAGGACGACAAGGTCTTCACGCTGCACCTGCGCCCCGGCCACAGGTGGTCGGACGGGCAGCCCTTCACGGCCGAGGACTTCCGCTACTGGTGGGAGGACTTCGCCAACGACAAGAAGCTGTCGCCCTCCGGCCCGCCCCTGGCGCTGATCGCCAACGGCAAGCCGCCCCGCTTCGAGGTACTCGACCCCGAAACGGTGCGCTACACGTGGGACGACCCGAACCCGGGCTTCATCCCCGCCATCGCGTCGGCGAACCCCACCTTCATCTTCATGCCGGCGCACTACCTGAAGCAGTTCCACGCCAAATATGCCGACAAGGACGAGCTCGCGAAGCTGGTCAAGGCCGCCAAGGTGTCGGGCTGGGTGGCGCTGCACGAGCGCAAGTCCCGCCAATACCGGGGCGACAACCCCGACCTGCCGACCCTCGATCCCTGGCGCAACACCACCTACGCCCCGGCCGAACAGTTCCGCTTCGAGCGCAACCCGTATTTCCACCGCGTCGACTCGGCCGGGCACCAGCTCCCCTACTTCGACGGCACCACGCTGACGCTCGGCACGCCGACGCTGATCCCCGCCAAGACGGCGGCGGGCGACGCCGACATCCAGGCCCGCTACCTGAACTTCGAGGACTACACCTTCCTCAAGGCGGGCGAGAAGGTCCACAACTACTCGGCGCGCCTGTGGGAGGACGGGCACGGCGCCTTCGCGGCGCTGTTCCCCAACCTCAACGCCAAGGACGAGACCTGGCGCAATCTGAACCGCGACGTCCGCTTTCGCCGCGCCCTGTCGCTCGGCATCAACCGCGCCGACATCAACAACGTCCTGTTCTTCGGGCTGGCGCGGGTCAGCGCCGACACCGTGCTGCCGCAGAGCCCCCTGTTCAAGCCGGAGCTGGCCGAGGCCTACGCGACCTACGACGTCGCGAAGGCCAACGCGCTGCTCGACGAGGTCGGCCTCACCAAGCGCGACACCGACGGCACGCGCCTCCTGCCCGACGGGCGGCGGGCCGAGATCACGGTCGAGACGTCGGGCGACAACCAGATCTACACCGACATCATGGAGCTCGTGGGCAGCGACTGGGCCAAGCTCGGCATCCGCGCCTACGTGCACCCGTCCCACCTCGACATCTTCCGCCAGAGGATCGCCAGCGGCAGCACCGTAATGTCCATGGACGTCGGCATGGACAACGCCGTGCCGACCGCGGAATTCGAGCCCAACGCCCTCGCGCCGACCCAGGACTCACAGTACCAGTGGCCGGAGTTCGGCCTCTACGTGCAGTCGTCGGGCAGCGAGGGCCGGCCGGCCGACATGCCCGAGGTCAAGAAGCTCGAAGAGCTGTGGCAGGGCTGGCGACGCGCCGACAACCTCGCCGAACAGCGGGCCGTGTGGCGCGACATGCTGCAGCTCAACGCCGACCAGGTCTTCGCCATCGGCGTGGTCAACGGGACGCGCCAGCCCGTGGTGGTGTCGAACCGCATCAAGAACGTGCCCGAGACGGCGCTGTGGTCGTTCCAGCCGAGCTCCTACTTCGGCCTCTACATGCCCGACACCTTCTTCTACGCCGACAGCAAGGGCTGA
- a CDS encoding ABC transporter permease, producing the protein MLRYLVRRVLIMVPTLFVTSALIFTVMSAAPTNYFDNLVEEMQAQGEKVDQARIDFMKHEYGFDKPPVERYFWWVGGLLHGDFGYSFEYQLPVRQVVGDRVWLTILLSFSTIVFTWLVAFPIGIYSATHQYSWGDYGLTTIGLMGLAIPHFLLALIFLYFSNQWFGLSIGGLMDPKYFDAPMSWGKFTSILSHLWIPVVIIGTAGTGSMIRAVRANLLEELHKQYVVTARSKGLSPWRVLFKYPFRMSLNFFISDIGSILPSVISGGELVAIVLSLQTTGPLLIRALQSQDIYLAGSFLMLLSTLTVVGVLVSDVALAFLDPRIRLLGGSTK; encoded by the coding sequence ATGCTGAGATACCTCGTCCGGCGCGTGCTGATCATGGTGCCGACGCTGTTCGTCACCAGCGCGCTGATCTTCACAGTGATGAGTGCCGCGCCGACCAACTACTTCGACAACCTCGTCGAGGAGATGCAGGCGCAGGGCGAGAAGGTTGACCAGGCGCGCATCGACTTTATGAAACACGAGTACGGCTTCGACAAGCCGCCGGTCGAGCGCTACTTCTGGTGGGTGGGGGGCCTGCTGCACGGCGACTTCGGCTATTCGTTCGAGTACCAGCTTCCCGTGCGGCAGGTGGTGGGCGACCGGGTGTGGCTGACGATCCTCCTGTCCTTCTCCACCATCGTCTTCACGTGGCTCGTGGCCTTCCCGATCGGCATCTATTCGGCCACGCACCAGTATTCCTGGGGGGACTACGGCCTGACCACCATCGGGCTGATGGGCCTCGCCATCCCGCACTTCCTGCTGGCGCTGATCTTCCTGTATTTCTCGAACCAGTGGTTCGGCCTGTCGATCGGCGGCCTGATGGACCCGAAATATTTCGACGCGCCGATGAGCTGGGGCAAGTTCACCTCGATCCTCAGCCACCTGTGGATCCCGGTGGTGATCATCGGCACGGCCGGCACCGGCTCCATGATCCGAGCCGTGCGGGCCAACCTGCTCGAAGAGCTCCACAAGCAGTATGTGGTGACGGCGCGCTCGAAGGGGCTGAGCCCGTGGCGGGTGCTGTTCAAGTACCCCTTCCGCATGTCGCTCAACTTCTTCATCTCGGACATCGGCTCGATCCTGCCGTCCGTGATCTCGGGCGGCGAGCTCGTCGCGATCGTGCTGTCGCTGCAGACCACGGGGCCGCTGCTGATCCGCGCGCTGCAGAGCCAGGACATCTACCTCGCCGGCTCCTTCCTGATGCTGCTGTCGACCCTGACCGTGGTCGGCGTGCTGGTGTCGGACGTGGCGCTGGCCTTCCTCGACCCGCGCATCCGCCTCCTGGGGGGATCCACGAAATGA
- a CDS encoding ABC transporter permease — protein MNVQLPIAPVPGAPLAHYVSDKPFDVGAVSKLTPQQERIYFASQWRLMWWKFKRHRLAVVAAAFLGVLYATLPVSEFIAPYDANTRHTDFIRAPPQGVHLFDGDRFVGPFVYGLDYHLNMENLKREYTVDTGRVQKLRFFCRGDDYRFWGLIAGSWHVFCPPADGPVFLWGSDRLGRDLFSRIVYGARISLTVGLIGISISFLLGITIGGLAGYYGGWFDLVSQRLIEIIHSIPHIPIFLALAAIMPASWSPILVYFGITLILGMMDWTSLARAVRAKLFSLREEDYVLAAQLMGARTPRILLRHLIPGFISHLIASATITIPSMILGETALSFLGLGLRPPIVSWGVMLNEAQNMNVVALYPWLLLPVVPVILVILAFNFMGDGLRDAADPYSS, from the coding sequence ATGAACGTCCAGCTCCCGATCGCGCCGGTGCCGGGCGCGCCGCTCGCCCATTACGTGTCCGACAAGCCCTTCGACGTGGGCGCCGTCTCCAAGCTCACGCCCCAGCAGGAGCGGATCTATTTCGCGTCGCAGTGGCGCTTGATGTGGTGGAAGTTCAAGCGCCACCGCCTCGCCGTGGTGGCGGCCGCCTTCCTCGGCGTGCTCTACGCGACGCTCCCCGTGTCGGAGTTCATCGCCCCCTACGACGCCAATACCCGCCACACGGACTTCATCCGCGCCCCGCCGCAGGGCGTGCACCTGTTCGACGGCGACCGCTTCGTCGGCCCCTTCGTGTACGGGCTCGATTACCACCTCAACATGGAGAACCTGAAGCGCGAATACACGGTCGACACCGGCCGCGTGCAGAAGCTGCGCTTCTTCTGCCGGGGCGACGACTACCGCTTCTGGGGTCTGATCGCGGGGAGCTGGCACGTCTTCTGCCCGCCCGCGGACGGGCCCGTGTTCCTGTGGGGCTCGGACCGGCTCGGGCGCGACCTGTTCTCGCGCATCGTCTACGGGGCGCGCATCTCGCTCACCGTCGGCCTGATCGGCATCTCGATCTCCTTCCTGCTCGGCATCACCATCGGGGGGCTCGCGGGCTATTATGGCGGCTGGTTCGACCTCGTGAGCCAGCGCCTGATCGAGATCATCCACTCGATCCCGCACATCCCGATCTTCCTGGCGCTGGCGGCGATCATGCCGGCCTCGTGGAGCCCCATCCTGGTCTACTTCGGCATCACGCTGATCCTCGGCATGATGGACTGGACGAGCCTCGCCCGCGCGGTGCGGGCCAAGCTGTTCTCGCTGCGCGAGGAGGACTACGTGCTGGCGGCGCAGCTCATGGGCGCGCGCACGCCGCGCATCCTGCTGCGCCACCTCATCCCGGGCTTCATCTCGCACCTGATCGCCTCGGCCACCATCACCATCCCGTCGATGATCCTCGGCGAGACGGCGCTGTCCTTCCTCGGCCTCGGCCTCAGGCCGCCCATCGTGTCCTGGGGCGTGATGCTCAACGAGGCGCAGAACATGAACGTGGTGGCGCTGTATCCCTGGCTGCTGCTGCCCGTGGTGCCGGTGATCCTGGTGATCCTGGCGTTCAACTTCATGGGCGACGGCCTGCGCGACGCGGCGGATCCCTACTCGTCTTGA
- a CDS encoding glycosyltransferase: MARLLLAALRAGGHAVEVASAFRSHLSAPDPERMRAVEAGAEREAERIAATWDAAGPPDLWFCYHPYYKAPDLLGPRLAARFGLPCAAAEASHAGKRGQGPWAAWHGANEAALRGSDLQVCFTPRDADGLDGLVPPHRITMLPPFLDAGPFGAVERVPRARGRCEIVTVAMMRAGDKARSYTFLAAALEALPAGLDWRLTVVGAGPEREAVRAAFAGLPEGRVAWTGERDAAGVAAAMAEADLYAWPGFGEAYGVAYLEAGAAGLPSLAMDCGGIASVVEDGASGVLTPEGDRDAYAAALAALIGDPLRRRALGAEARRAVLGERTVERAAAVLSRALARLGPRSRGEPIALPRGTPP, from the coding sequence ATGGCGCGGCTGCTGCTCGCGGCGCTGCGCGCGGGCGGCCACGCCGTCGAGGTCGCGTCGGCCTTCCGCTCCCACCTGTCCGCGCCCGACCCCGAGCGCATGCGGGCCGTCGAGGCCGGAGCGGAGCGGGAGGCGGAGCGCATCGCCGCCACCTGGGACGCCGCGGGGCCGCCGGACCTGTGGTTCTGCTACCATCCCTACTACAAGGCGCCGGACCTGCTCGGGCCCCGCCTCGCGGCGCGCTTCGGCCTGCCCTGTGCCGCTGCCGAGGCGTCCCACGCCGGCAAGCGCGGGCAGGGGCCCTGGGCGGCGTGGCATGGAGCCAACGAGGCGGCCCTGCGGGGGAGCGACCTGCAGGTCTGCTTCACGCCGCGCGACGCGGACGGGTTGGACGGCCTCGTGCCGCCCCACCGGATCACCATGCTGCCGCCCTTCCTCGACGCCGGCCCGTTCGGCGCGGTCGAGCGCGTCCCGCGCGCGCGGGGCCGGTGCGAGATCGTCACTGTCGCCATGATGCGGGCGGGCGACAAGGCGCGGTCCTACACCTTCCTGGCCGCCGCGCTCGAAGCGCTGCCGGCCGGCCTCGACTGGCGGCTGACCGTCGTCGGCGCCGGGCCGGAGCGGGAGGCCGTGCGGGCGGCCTTCGCCGGCCTGCCCGAGGGGCGGGTCGCCTGGACGGGCGAGCGCGATGCGGCCGGGGTCGCGGCCGCGATGGCGGAGGCCGACCTCTACGCCTGGCCCGGCTTCGGCGAGGCCTACGGGGTGGCCTATCTCGAAGCCGGCGCCGCGGGCCTGCCCTCGCTCGCCATGGACTGCGGCGGCATCGCGAGCGTGGTCGAGGACGGGGCGAGCGGCGTGCTGACGCCCGAGGGCGACCGCGACGCCTATGCGGCGGCGCTGGCCGCGCTGATCGGCGACCCCCTGCGCCGACGGGCGCTCGGCGCCGAGGCGCGGCGGGCCGTGCTGGGCGAGCGCACGGTGGAGCGGGCCGCGGCGGTGCTGTCGCGGGCGCTGGCGAGGTTGGGGCCGCGAAGCCGGGGTGAGCCCATCGCGTTGCCGCGGGGGACGCCTCCGTGA